The nucleotide window TTTTTGAAGTAGTCATCCATTATGTTTGGCCCAGCCTCTTCATAATAAAAAGTAAAGCATATTTCGTCTGTCCCTGTTGGCTCAGTGTGTCAGGCCCAGTAGTCTTATAGCCTCAAGTATTCTAAGCGTTCCCAGAGCATCAGCATTGGCCGTATACTCCGCAGTCTCAAAAGAGACCTGCACGTGGCTCTGGGCTGCCAGATTGTATATCTCATCAGGCTGCACTTCCTGGATTATCCGGATCAGATTTGTAGCGTCTGTCAGATCTCCGTAGTGCAGTATAAAGTTTCTGTTTTCAGTGTGCGGGTCCTGGTACAGATGGTCTATGCGATCTGTATTGAAGCTCGAGGCCCTGCGCTTTATTCCGTGGACAATTTAGTTCTTGTGCAGGAGCAGTTCTGCGAGGTAGGCTCCGTCTTGTCCTGTTATGCCGGTGATTAGGGCTTTTTTCATGGGATTGAAATTATTTCTCCAAAATGTTTGATTTCATCAACAAGATGACCGCCTGCATCAAATGACAATGGACTATAGGGCATTGGCTCAATTTTGGTGTTAATGTTTCTACGTAAAGGAACAATCCTTCGCCTGTCCTGAAAGCGATCATCTGTGAATGCTTCTGAAATCAGAGCTACATCAATATCGCTATCTTCATGGGCATACCCTTTTGTCCATGATCCAAATAGGATAGCCTTCTGTACAAAAATCCCGTGCTTATTAAGCTCAACTATATATTTTTTTACGTCTTTGATGATTTCATTTTTTGCATTAGCCATGACTTCATCTCCTCAATTTTATTGAGATAGTTGATTGTAA belongs to Desulfonatronovibrio magnus and includes:
- a CDS encoding nucleotidyltransferase domain-containing protein, with product MANAKNEIIKDVKKYIVELNKHGIFVQKAILFGSWTKGYAHEDSDIDVALISEAFTDDRFQDRRRIVPLRRNINTKIEPMPYSPLSFDAGGHLVDEIKHFGEIISIP